A genomic region of Actinomycetota bacterium contains the following coding sequences:
- a CDS encoding 2-C-methyl-D-erythritol 4-phosphate cytidylyltransferase — MVVAAGSGSRFGARKQYELLDGRRVVDWSVAAARAVAHGVVLVVPADRSTEAEPSVDAVVAGGATRSESVRAGLAVVPAEAEVVVVHDAARPWATPELFRAVVAALAGADGAVPGVPVTDTVKRVSGSLVTSTLERSELVAVQTPQAFRAAALRRAHAQGADATDDAALVEADGGVVVIVPGEAGNRKVTNASDLGPGRP; from the coding sequence GTGGTGGTCGCGGCCGGCTCCGGTAGCCGGTTCGGCGCCCGCAAGCAGTACGAGCTGCTCGACGGCCGGCGCGTGGTCGACTGGTCGGTGGCCGCGGCGCGAGCGGTGGCCCACGGCGTGGTGCTGGTCGTACCGGCCGACAGGTCGACCGAGGCCGAGCCCTCGGTCGACGCCGTCGTGGCCGGGGGTGCGACGCGCTCGGAGTCGGTGCGGGCCGGACTGGCCGTGGTGCCCGCCGAAGCCGAGGTCGTGGTGGTCCACGACGCCGCCCGTCCCTGGGCTACACCCGAACTGTTCAGGGCCGTGGTCGCCGCCTTGGCGGGTGCCGACGGGGCCGTGCCGGGGGTGCCGGTTACCGACACGGTCAAGCGGGTCAGCGGCAGCCTGGTCACCTCCACCTTGGAACGGTCCGAGCTCGTGGCCGTGCAGACCCCCCAGGCCTTCCGGGCGGCCGCCCTGCGCCGGGCCCACGCCCAGGGGGCCGACGCCACCGACGACGCCGCCCTGGTCGAGGCGGACGGCGGGGTGGTGGTGATCGTCCCCGGCGAGGCGGGCAACCGAAAGGTCACCAACGCGTCCGACCTGGGGCCAGGACGGCCGTGA
- a CDS encoding DUF3263 domain-containing protein, with amino-acid sequence MGLSDCERAILDFERSWWMAPGSKTAAIRADLGLSPTRYYKVLNSLMTSPDAYSYDPLLVRRLRRVQAERRRARVVGRPAMYPPGR; translated from the coding sequence ATGGGACTCAGCGATTGTGAGCGCGCCATCCTCGATTTCGAGCGATCGTGGTGGATGGCACCGGGCTCCAAGACGGCGGCCATCCGTGCCGATCTCGGGCTCTCGCCGACCCGCTACTACAAGGTCCTCAACTCCCTCATGACATCGCCTGACGCTTATTCCTACGACCCCCTGCTGGTCCGGCGGCTCCGCCGGGTGCAGGCCGAGCGCCGGCGGGCACGCGTCGTGGGCCGCCCGGCGATGTACCCGCCGGGACGCTGA
- the sigH gene encoding RNA polymerase sporulation sigma factor SigH, with the protein MPETHLEHPRYAVSDDELVELFHQGEVQALNQLLERYRRFARAKARCYFLVGADFDDIEQEGMIGLFKAVRDFRPDRQASFRAFAELCITRQIITAIKTATRQKHQPLNRYVSLSGLRVIDDPAEWWVEELLDDHHVPDPADEVVSGEGMAAMEAMMAAMLSNLEVDVLRLYLEGRSYQEIGVLLGRHVKSIDNALQRIKRKLEAHLSSRDSDQLEVVAVA; encoded by the coding sequence ATGCCGGAAACCCACCTGGAGCACCCTCGGTACGCCGTCTCCGACGACGAGCTGGTCGAGCTGTTCCACCAAGGCGAGGTCCAGGCCCTCAACCAGCTCTTGGAGCGCTACCGCCGGTTCGCCCGGGCCAAGGCCCGCTGCTACTTCCTCGTGGGGGCCGACTTCGACGACATCGAGCAGGAAGGCATGATCGGGCTCTTCAAGGCCGTCCGTGACTTCCGGCCCGACCGCCAGGCGTCGTTCCGGGCCTTCGCCGAGCTGTGCATCACCCGCCAGATCATCACGGCCATCAAGACGGCCACCCGCCAGAAGCACCAGCCGCTCAACCGTTACGTGTCGCTGTCGGGCCTGCGGGTCATCGACGACCCGGCCGAGTGGTGGGTGGAGGAGCTGCTCGACGACCACCACGTGCCCGACCCGGCCGACGAAGTGGTCTCGGGCGAAGGCATGGCGGCTATGGAGGCGATGATGGCGGCCATGCTGTCGAACCTCGAGGTGGACGTGCTACGGCTCTACCTCGAAGGACGTTCTTACCAGGAGATCGGCGTTCTGCTGGGCCGGCATGTGAAGTCGATCGACAACGCCCTCCAGCGCATCAAGCGCAAGTTGGAGGCCCATCTCAGCTCTCGCGACTCCGACCAGCTCGAAGTCGTGGCGGTGGCCTGA
- the ispF gene encoding 2-C-methyl-D-erythritol 2,4-cyclodiphosphate synthase: MSRHRVGMGFDVHPFALAGAGRMLVLGGVEFPEGRPLSGHSDADVVAHAVADALLGAAGLGDLGRHFPDTDPEWAGADSMGLLGRAVVLVGQAGWEPVNVDCKVVLENPRLAPRREEMEERLSAAVGAPVTVGGKRAEGLGALGRAEGIACWAVALLEQRDGEAGESG, encoded by the coding sequence GTGAGCCGCCACCGGGTCGGCATGGGCTTCGACGTCCATCCCTTCGCGCTCGCCGGGGCCGGGCGGATGCTCGTGCTCGGGGGCGTGGAGTTCCCCGAGGGCCGGCCCCTCTCGGGCCACAGCGACGCCGACGTCGTGGCTCACGCGGTGGCCGACGCCCTGCTGGGGGCGGCCGGGCTGGGCGACCTGGGCCGGCACTTCCCCGACACCGACCCCGAATGGGCGGGGGCCGACAGCATGGGCTTGCTCGGAAGAGCGGTGGTCCTCGTCGGCCAGGCCGGCTGGGAACCGGTCAACGTCGACTGCAAGGTCGTGCTCGAGAACCCCCGGCTGGCCCCGCGCCGTGAGGAGATGGAGGAGCGGCTCTCGGCCGCCGTCGGCGCCCCGGTCACCGTCGGGGGAAAGCGGGCCGAGGGCCTGGGTGCGCTGGGCCGGGCTGAGGGCATCGCCTGCTGGGCCGTCGCCCTGCTGGAGCAGCGAGACGGCGAAGCCGGCGAGAGTGGCTGA
- a CDS encoding LytR C-terminal domain-containing protein, translating into MFLLGIALLLGIVLLQNFDSGNPPFAEQVRTGQTTSTTIEEEPADPVGPTPTTRPVRPPADVRVLAANGTTTSGLAGRTTDILGQQGYNALAPLDATRVVEASQVQYKADFEAEARALAQFLVLPNSSLRVMEDTPPVPETRDADIIVVIGADLRLPDATSAPTSSSTSTTVR; encoded by the coding sequence GTGTTCCTCCTCGGTATCGCCCTGCTGCTGGGGATCGTCCTGCTCCAGAACTTCGACAGCGGCAACCCGCCGTTCGCCGAGCAGGTGCGCACGGGCCAGACGACGTCCACCACCATCGAGGAAGAGCCTGCCGACCCCGTCGGGCCCACGCCGACCACCCGCCCGGTGCGGCCCCCCGCTGATGTCAGGGTGCTGGCGGCCAACGGCACCACCACCTCGGGCCTGGCCGGGCGCACGACCGACATCCTGGGCCAGCAGGGCTACAACGCCCTGGCCCCGCTCGACGCCACCCGGGTGGTGGAGGCGTCCCAGGTGCAGTACAAAGCCGATTTCGAGGCCGAAGCCCGGGCGCTCGCCCAGTTCCTGGTCCTACCCAACAGCTCGCTGCGGGTCATGGAGGACACCCCTCCTGTCCCCGAGACCCGCGACGCCGACATCATCGTGGTGATCGGGGCCGACCTGCGCCTGCCCGATGCCACCTCGGCCCCCACGAGCTCGAGCACCTCGACGACCGTTCGCTAG
- the rlmB gene encoding 23S rRNA (guanosine(2251)-2'-O)-methyltransferase RlmB produces MADGGRPPRRKGSQDRQGGQGRPPAGGRGTGRARPPAPPSTRGGSNRGARGGRAGESEGSGGRRFGSGRGTRGGPPTGRARSRSEEKGLGGEQVEGRQAVAELLAAGRRRVREVWLAEDLSPAPVIDEIVGLAEQKRTAVRWVPRGRIDAAARTEAPQGVLARAEPLAEVDFEDLCRSGPGGEPPFLLALDGVTDPQNLGALLRTAEAAGVTGVVLGRHRAVHVTPAVTKAAAGAVEHLPMAVVGGIPAAVARARELGLWTVGLVADGGEDLFSTSLGDGPVMAVLGAEGPGLSRLVRQRCDVLVSIPLRGRLASLNVAAAGAVSLFELARQRGPARS; encoded by the coding sequence GTGGCTGACGGCGGCCGCCCACCCCGCCGGAAAGGCAGCCAGGACCGCCAGGGCGGCCAGGGCCGCCCGCCGGCCGGGGGCCGGGGAACGGGCCGGGCCAGGCCTCCCGCGCCCCCGTCGACCCGTGGTGGCAGCAACCGGGGCGCCCGGGGAGGGCGGGCCGGGGAGAGCGAGGGGAGCGGGGGTCGACGCTTCGGTTCGGGCCGCGGGACCAGAGGGGGACCGCCCACGGGCCGGGCCCGGTCCCGGTCCGAGGAGAAGGGCCTGGGCGGCGAGCAGGTCGAGGGCCGCCAGGCGGTGGCCGAGCTGCTGGCCGCTGGTCGGCGGCGGGTGCGCGAGGTATGGCTGGCCGAGGACCTCAGTCCCGCGCCGGTGATCGACGAGATCGTGGGGCTGGCCGAGCAGAAGCGAACGGCCGTGCGGTGGGTGCCCCGGGGACGCATTGACGCCGCCGCCCGTACCGAGGCCCCCCAGGGGGTGCTGGCCCGGGCCGAGCCCCTGGCCGAGGTCGACTTCGAGGACCTGTGCCGCTCGGGCCCTGGCGGTGAGCCCCCCTTCCTGCTCGCCCTCGACGGGGTCACCGACCCCCAGAACCTGGGGGCCCTGCTGCGTACGGCCGAAGCCGCAGGTGTCACCGGGGTGGTCCTGGGCCGCCACCGGGCCGTCCACGTGACCCCGGCCGTAACCAAGGCAGCCGCCGGCGCCGTGGAGCACCTGCCTATGGCCGTGGTGGGCGGCATCCCCGCGGCCGTGGCCCGCGCCCGGGAGCTCGGGCTGTGGACGGTCGGTCTGGTGGCCGACGGAGGCGAGGACCTCTTCTCGACCAGCTTGGGCGACGGTCCGGTCATGGCCGTGCTGGGGGCCGAGGGCCCGGGGTTGTCCCGGCTCGTCCGCCAGCGGTGCGACGTGCTCGTGTCGATCCCGCTCCGGGGCCGGCTGGCCTCGCTCAACGTCGCCGCGGCGGGCGCCGTGAGCCTGTTCGAGCTCGCCCGCCAGCGGGGCCCGGCCCGTTCCTGA